The Lolium rigidum isolate FL_2022 chromosome 2, APGP_CSIRO_Lrig_0.1, whole genome shotgun sequence genomic interval GCGACGCAGTAGTACTTGCGGGCACCGCCTCTTTCCTTCGCGAGGCCATGGCTGCGGCGGTCGTTCTGGTGCAGGAGGCGGAGAGAGAGGATGGAAGAAGTGAGGGGGAAGagcagcgacggcggcgacgacggcggcggagtTCGATCTGGGTTTCGTTGGGGATCGAGTTGGGTGTggcgggaggtgaaggaggagaaaTGAGGGGGTTAGGGTCTAATTGTTTGGTTTTTGGTTTGATCTCAATACGACGGCGGTCGAACTGACGGTTCCGAACGGCAAAGCAGGCTAGTTGTTTTCGATTCCGTCTCTGCTCAATTTCGATTTGGACTTGTGTTTTCCCGCTTGCTTGAACTAGCTATTTATTTCATGTTCCAAAATGTAAAGAACGAGTATAACTATTTGAGTAGGAATAGCAAAATATGATTCACGCATGTTCTAGTTAAAATATTTTGTCGAAATAGTTTCACTCCATTTCAGAATTtcaataaaaaatatttttttttgtgagCAACTAAAATCAAACGAACAAGATATTTATCTAAGTATGGGTTTATATAATTTGTAAGAAAAGTTCGTACAAGTTCAGCTCCTCTTTCACACATTTTCCAGTTATTTTTCTATTTTCACACAAATATAATCCACACATATTCCAGTTATATAGTTTCGGTTCGCTTAAAATACCTCCATCTTTTTGTGAGCAACTGAAACCAAACTATCAATATATCCTTTGTGATCCACTAAAGGAAAATCGATGTATGCTAACGGCACTGATCCTACGCCGATGGCTTTTTCTCGGGGTTGTCGGCATAGGTGTCGAGGAAGGGAGCGGAGAagtgtggccgtcggcgtacagtcGCCCATCAGCGTTGGCTGAGGATGGCCTTTGGCATACAACAGGCCATCGGCGTAGTTATTCCACGTGGGCTCTCCCACTAGCCATCCTGACGGACTACAAGATGGGGTCGGGTCGATGCCTTCGGCACGTTTTTTTTTTTATGTAGTCACCATGGGATGGTGGTGTAGCGCCTGCAATGTGTTTGCGTGATTGTTTGGAAGCCTCTCCAAGTCATGGATGTCCATGATCCAAGCTTAGATCGGCGAGCTGCTCCCCTTCCGTGCGATGTCCAGAGCTTCCAGTTGTGCATGCGATCGGCCGTGGTGTAGGCCCCATATTTTTTTGGCCAGACCAGAGCCAGCGCGGACCATTGCGTATGGCATCTAGTTATGCAGAGCACAGAGTAGATGAGCCGAATTGCATAGTTGTACGAGTCGGCCGAGAACACGGCGTCGGTTTTGGTCTCATTGAACCCACAACCCTTGCGTGTGTTGAGGACCACGTGGTGGACGGCGGTGGATGTGTCCACATGATGATGTTCAGCGGTGGGAGAAGAACCCTTGCCCAAGAGGGGAGTGTGGTGAACCGGAGGTGGCGAGGAGCGTAGCGGCCAATTTCACGAAGATCAACATATGATATCTCGTCAAGGATGTCGGGGAGGTGGACGATGGTCCATATGCATGGTTTCAACCGGACGCCTGATATTGTGGTACCTTGCGAAATCGGCGAGCGGGTGCGGTCCAAGTTGGCTCATCGGTTTAGCGAGGTTGGAATGAGACCATGCACAATGTTTCGAGAACGATCGAGCGGCCAGCGAGAGCGCCGTGAGAGACGCCTGGTGGTGCTTTGTTGAGTCATTGTTTGCTCAATTTATGTGACGTGAAAAAAAGAGGAAAAGGTGAGACGGAATTTTGGAGCACTCATACTAGGTAAATTGAGGTTTGGTGTTATTAATTATTACGTAATTACTGTACCACTTTTGTTGGTAAATGAATTCCCCTCATTTTCCGGTTCATCGATCCAGCTGTATCAGGAAATGCACGCATCGCttggaaaataataaagaaaGAAGAGCTAGCGGCCGGAACAAATTCCTAGTACGCATCGTCTGGTCTAGTACTTGACTAGCGCTACGCGCGCAAAAAGCATAGCGATGGATGgggatttgtttattttttaaTTGGATGGCTCTTTCCGATTGACCGCTTTATGCACGCAGTACGTTCAACCTGGAGAAAGAAAATGCACGCAGTACGTGACAGTGGTATAGTATACGTTCAAGCATAGTCTTGTTTATTTTTGTGCCGGTGATGTTAAATTTGCGATGGATTGTTTCTTTCTTTTGGTTCACACACACGCGACAGTGGTATAGTATATGTCAAAATATTGCGCGCGAGTAGGGAAAAAAGAGAGCGCGACGGACGGCTGATTAAAATCCGGCGGGGAGCGCGATGGCCAATAGGATAATGAAAGGGGAGGATTGATTCGCCAAGGCTGGCTGGCTGTTGGTGAGACGCGAGGAAATTAATTAAAGGGAAGGGAGGCGAGGCGATGTTGCTTAATTCCCGATGGATCATCGGTTTGGCTGAGCTGGTCGAGCTGGTTTCACACGCGACGATCGGATCGAGGCAATTGTTGACGAGGCGACGATCGAGGCAGGCATCCGTGTGTCGCACGGGCGCGCAATTGATTCGGTCGCGTTGCTACGGGTCATTCTCTCTCTGCAGGACCGACATAGTAGTATTGCTATTGCGCAATATGGGTCACTTATTTTAATGGGCCTTAGCACGTTCACGGCCCATACGCACAGTTCGTGAAGCTCAAAGCCAGAGTCTGACTGCAGTCATCGTAAAAAAAAATAACTCGAGCAGAATCTGCAGCTGCTGCCTTGCACCAGTAGAAACAATCCGATCTTATCTTGCTCGCATTTCTCGATTCATAGCCACCCTAATCTACAATTTACTCCTCGATTCACCTCGGTGATGGCAGGGGTGGGGCAAGCCAAGGTGGAGTTGTGTTGGTGGCCACCGGGAGCTTCAACCCTCCCACCTACATGCACCTGAGAATGTTTGGTAAGGCCACAACATTTGTTAGCTAATCTGTTTATGTACCTATCAAACAAAAATTACACTTAACACCTGTGTGTTAGTACATAAGAACAGCCTGAGAATGAGAGCATAATTTTTTATTGTCTCTTCCTCATTTTTTTCGATGTTTGTTCGTTTAGAGCTGGCAAAGGATGAGTTGCAGCAGCGGGGGTACTCCGTGCTGGGTGGGTACATGTCCCCGGTGAATGATGCGTATAAGAAGAAGGTACCATGTGGAATCGGATAAGTACATACGCGGATTTATACTGCCGCGCGCTGTTTCCCTGACTAAATTCGCAATTTGGGGCTGGGTTAGGACCTCTTACCGGCTATTCACCGAATCCGCCTTTGCGAACTGGCGTGTGGGAGCTCATCTTTCGTGATGGTTGATCCATGGGAGGTAACTAGATTTTTTCACACAGTTCGGTTTTGCATTGTAACATAGTAAGATATTTGAAATTTGGATAGTGCGGTGTTTGATGGACACGTTGTTGTGTTCTTCATGTAGGCAATGCAGAAAGGTTATCAGCGCACCTTGACTGTTCTCTCGAGGGTTAAGAACTCTCTTTGCAAGGATGGCTTAGCTGATCAAGGTATATATGGTGAGGGATGTGCCTGTTGCAGCACAGCACAGTATGCCCTCTCTCAAACTGTTGGACCATTTGAAATGCAGTTTATCAGTGCATTCACCCAGTACATGTATCAATTGTTTACGACATTTTTTTTTCAGGTAGTCTCAAGGTAATGCTCTTATGTGGTTCTGACCTGCTTGAGTCTTTCAGCACCCCAGGAGTTTGGATTCCAGATCAGGTATGAAATACAACATTGTTTGGCATCAACAATTCGAGAAGAGAACATATGCGCCCCTTATTTGAAATCATGGTGCCCTATATAGTTTTTGTTTGATTTTATATTATCAGAAAATTAATTTTGACACTCATCCTTGTGTCTCCAGGTCAGGGCCATATGCAAAGACTTTGGTGTTGTTTGTATACGCAGAGAAGGAAACGATGTTCAAAGGCTAATATCCAAAAGCGAGACACTGCAAGAATGCAGGGTGAAACTTCTAGCCTGAGGATCTTAGTATTCTTACTAAGTATGACAATTTACTTATGCATAATGTGTGCCTATGTATATGTTTCTAGGATAACATCATTTCGGTTGATGAGATTGTGCCAAATCAGATCAGTTCATCCAGAGTAAGGTATTCTTTTATCCACTTCGGTTTCTGTGTAACAAGATGCTATTACCACCTTCAGATTCAGATTTCCCTTTATTTGATGCCACGGTGTTGATTCCTTTTATTTTATCAAATTGCAGAGGATGTATAAGAAGATGTCTCTCGATAAAGTACCTCACTTGTGACGAAGTAATCGAGTACATTAGGGAGCACAAACTTTACATGGAAATTGAAGAGACTGATACCAGATCATGACAATGGTGATATTTGCCTCTACCCAGCCGTCTTTCAGTATTTTTTCATATCCACGCTATTATCTGTGAACTCTTATTGCATACACTGTCCCCACAATCCAAATCCTTGGTTCTAAAACTCCTTTTTACAACTATGCAGTTGGAAGCCTTTTCAAACGATTAGCGGTCATGGTGCCGCGCCGCTGTGAGTATCAATATTTTGATATAATCGGAGTACCGAAGACGATGAGATACCACCCTTATAAGAAATAAAGGGGTCTGGCTGCTCGGTAGATGCGATGTAGAAGGTTCTCGAATCTTGCTTATGTTGTCACTGACGATTTGTCAGCTAACACGACCAGAAGATATTGCTAAATCATTTATAAGACATGAAAGTATCAGTTTCATCCTCTATACACGCAGTCATCATTCAGTAAGTATTTTGATGCGCTGCACAATTCAGCTACCCTAGGAAGCTCTGTAAACTGTAATCCTAGCCAACACTAGCGTTTGCTCCTTGCTGCTGCCtaccaggaggagcaggaggaagcAATGCCTCCCTGCCATGGGGTTTCATGAGCACCTCCCGGTCGCAGCTCGCCGGCACGACGGGCTGGATCCCGCCGGGGTTGAGCGGGAAGAGCGTGCCGAAGTAGCCGTCAGCAATGGCGGCCATGTCGCAGGTCTCGGCGACGCCGGGCATCTGGTAGATCTCCCGGGTGTAGGCGTGCAGGCTGGGGTACTCCACCAGCTTCCTCCTGCTGCACCGGAACAGCGGGTTGTACACCAGGTCGAACCGGATGAGCGTCGTGAAGAGGCACACGTCGGCCAGCGTGATGCCGCTGCCGGCGGCGCACAGGTACCGGGACTTGGACAGGTGGTCCTCGAGCATGTCCAGCGCGGCGAAGAGCTCGCTAGCGGCGGTGTCATAGGCTGCTTGGCTCTGCGCGAAGCCGCAGCGGTAGACGCCGTTGTTGACGCTCGGGTAGATGACGCCGTACCAGCGGTCGATCTCCTGCCGGAGCTCCGGCGGCCAGAGGTCGGGGGCGTTGGTGCCGGTGTCGGCGAGGGTGCAGAGGAACTTGGCGATCTCGATGCTCTCGTTGCAGACGACCTCGCGGCGGTCGGCGTCCCAGAGCATGGGCACGGAGGCCCGGCCCTCGAACCCGCCGCGCCGGGCCGCGTACACGTCCCGGAGCCTGCGCTTGCCGTAGAGCGCGTCGGGGCTGGCGCGGGTGAAGCACcacgcgccgtcgtcgcccgggaCGGCGACGGAGAGCGGAAGGCGCGGGCCGAGGCCGAGGAGCGCGCGGACGAGGAGGGCGCGGTGCGCCCAGGGGCAGGGCAGGCCGACGTAGAGGTGGAGGCGCGCGCCGGGGGCGGGGGCGGTGACGACGGCGGGGAAGCGGGACGGGGTGCGGGTGAAGGCGCCCGTGGCGGGGTCGGAGGGCGCGAGCTGGCGCATGAGGAGGCGCCACGCGGCGGTCCAGCCGTGGCGGACGGCGAGGACGAGCTGCGACGGCGGCAGCGCGCGGCCCCACAGGACCCGGGACAGGGCGGTCAGGGGGTCCTCCTGCGAGGCGGCGATGCGGTTGAGGCGACGGCGGCCTTGGGGCAAGAGAGGTAGCGTCGGTCGCCGGAGCTGGAGCgggagcggcggaggcggcggggacCACATGGCCTGGCCGGAgacggcgagctctggcagaggagtggaggaggagggtgaTGGATAAGAGAagtccaactgataccagctcagGCCCAGTATGCAGGATTTTACCcagcaagaagcccaagaatcaccatttgtttcttttgctcttggcgTTTCTATGTTCAGCTGTGTTTCAAACTTGAGATTATTTGCTCCCGCAAAAAAAGAACTTTAGATTATTTGAACATTGCATTTTAAACTGTTTAGCAGCGTTTTAAACCGAGTTAAGCGAGAGAGTTCCAGATTCTAAGCCCTTGTTTTAGAAGTTTTCATAGCGACGCCACTGTGCAGATTCTGGCTACCGAAAAGTGCGTGACTTTGTGACTACCTCACTTCTCCAATATTTCTGTGTTCGGAACCTTCTATTAGAAGACTAGCTCACTTCCCcatttttgtttgctttctcccaACCAAACGACGACACGAGAAAATTCATCGTTTGTTTGAAGAACTTATAAATCTCGTGTCGTGTATCCGCTTACCTACCCAAGGACCGAGGCTTGATTTATCATTGGATCTTTTATAACACCCGTCATTTCTATTTAGACCTGCCTATTCTAACACTCGTCGTCGTGCCAGGGCCAACAACCTAATTTTTACTTAACATTGGACCATGCATTGCACTATGCTTTAAATGAAGAAGTGAAGAAACGAAACAAAACCGAGAAAATTCGGCCAAAAACGTGTTGCCTTCTATTCAGGGCTAAGCGATACAACAAATCATCCATGTCATTAGGGTTACAAAGCTTTGCGAAACTTACAATATCTAACGACTAATGATCAGCAAACAGATAAAGCTGAGAGTAGTTACACAAGCATAAAAAAACTGTAGCCATCGTATCCTATTTGCCTGCTTCTTCAGTTGGATAATCTGCCTTAAGTTCTTTTTGAACTTCTTCAATTCTTCCTTCACTTCAACATTCTCCCCCGCAACAACAATGTTAGACCCCAATTTCTCCACCGCCAACGGTAAATTAAGCTCTTCGGATGCATCACCCTTCAAATGAACTTCGTCCTCTAGTTGAATCCTCCCAATGTACTCATCCAACAACTCAAAATGGTTGCATTACTTCAGATCCCAAATCCGAGGGAAAAAATCGGAGAAAAGGGCTAATGGAGAACTCAGATCTAACCTTCCCAGCTGCTAGCTTGCTCTCGCATTTCACAAGTTCGCCCCTATTGTTATCATTCTTCTCCAACGTTGTGACCAACCGCTTCAGGGAAGCGATgcatgggcagtcagggcatttgGTCATCGGCATTGCACCATACCTCGGCCATGGGGAGCGGGAAGCTAAACTGGCTCGACATCTCTGTCCAGCTGCCCGACGTCACAACACTTAGGCGACGGCGGAGTACTTCGCGGAGCTGACCTGCGGGTCCGTGCTGTTCGCGGCGTGGATGCGGATGATGGGGTCCtcggtggccgtggcggaggtgGTCTACGTGGACTCAATGGGCTCCCTACTGAACCCGGAGATGGTGCAGATGGAGCAGGGCGCGAGCATGGGTCATGGCTCGCTGCTGTTCGGGCACGTGTACGAGGGTGAGGCCGGCAAGGTGAAGTTCGGCAGGGTCCACCCCCATGCATAGTAAGAGCGAGAAGCATGTGTGGGCtaattgttttttgttttgtttcatcaTCTAGATGCCGTGCCGATGTGTCGCACCACTATGAAGTAAATAGACACAACACAATCAATCAAATAGCTAAACCTCACTGACCCATAAGAAAAGATAACTATAGAGGAGAAAGGTAACTCATATTAGATATTCTCGCATCAATATTCTTGAACATAAAAAACAAGAGCTAGTTGAACCCCTTTACACCAATAAACCGATTTGCAAACAAGAAAGATAAGATAAAGCTGTAAATACATCTAACATAAGTACATAACCTGTCGTTGATTTTCCCATATGCATAACACAAAATCAAAGTGATGGATAAAGTTATACAGATTAGAAGGGGAAGAAAACTAGACCCACAAGAAAATTACACACACAAAAATATAGAAAGGAAACTAAACCTAATTCATCTACTCTCTCCGTTTCATGAAACTTGTCTATGATTtgataaaatttggatgtatctacataCTGGATAGtggctagatacattcaaattttaacaaatctcagacaactttCGTGGAACGGAGGGATTATGTCAAACAGATAAACGGAATACCACAATTTCTAGATGATGCACTTGGTGGCTTTGACCACAATTTCTGCCTCCAATGTAACATGCTGACGAGAGAACAAGAAAACATATCGCTTCTCCTAAATATGACAAAAGCATGCTTTCAACTAAGAGAAATATCACACATATGTACTATTTATGTTGGACCTGAACTGAGGCGCCGTTGCGAACTCAATTAAAAAAAAGGAATAAGACTAAGGTGCCATTGATTATTATTATGTCCGATCTAATTTATTTACTTATATAATTAAAGATATATTGGAGAGATCAACGGAACTCAGCTTGGCAAATACAATTCTAACTTGGTAATTGTGGCTTGGCCTAAGCGCTTAGCCGAAACTTTACATCTGAAGATGTTGTAACTCATTCAACCGATAGACCATAATTCCAGTGCTTCATTTAATCCAATTAAGAACAACAAGAGTATTTAAGTGCAAAGTACTTGTTGGGCTGCACAAGCAGCCCCATTTTAGGACCCCAGACAATCTGGGAGGCATAGGCTCCCCTACACCACCGTCACAATGCACATACCCACCTTCCACGTACCCCCTCGCCAGCTGTCACCTCGGGCATAGGTCCATCTCCCCTACCACTACCCCTATGTCCCGCAAGGCATAGCTTCCCCCATCACCTACATCCCGAGCATACCTCTCCCTCTACCCGCGCCCCTCTAAtcctcctaggtgaaaacctaGTGGAAGGGTAGTTTGATTGGACTGCTTTATATTACTCCCCTTATTTCCCTGATGTGATTATGCAAAAGCTAAGAACAGATATTGCCTGATCTAGTCCAACCTCCAACCTGATAATGGTTCCTACCAGCTGCTCTTGGTAGTTTGTTCTTGTGGATGATGATTAAACCTCCTTCTCGTGGACAGCCTGCTCCTGCTAGCTTCTTCATATCCTTCCTGGTGATCATGTTGATCCTGTTGTTCTAGCTGGTTGAACTAGTGCAAGAGGTTGCTATAATAATTCTTGATATTGTGCTAATGGAGAGATGTATCATGTCTGCTAGATCTTGCATCTAGCTACTAGATGGATGTTGGCTGGAGAGGTTGGGTGTGTGctagtgatgcgtgcagttgacacacgtccgttgggaaccccaagaggaaggtgtgatgcagacagtagcaagttttccctcagaaagaaaccaaggtttatcgaaccaggaggagccaagaagcacgttgaaggttgatggtggcggaatgtaatgcggcgcaacaccggggattccggcgccaacgtggaacccgcacaacacaaccaaagtactttgccccaacgtaacggtgaggttgtcaatctcaccggcttgctgtgaacaaaggattaaccgtattgtgtggaagatgattgtttgcgaagaacagtaaagaacaagtattgcagtagattgtatttcagatgtaaagaatagaccggggtccacagttcactagaggtatctctcccataagataaatagcatgttgggtgaacaaattacagttgggcaattgacaaataaagaaggcataacaatgcacatacaaatatcatgatgagtactatgagatttaatctgggcattacgacaaagtacatagaccgccatccagcatgcatctatgcctaaaaagtccactttcaggttatcatccgaaccccttccggtattaagttgcaagcaacggacaattgcattaagtatggtgcgtaatgtaatcaataactacatcctcggacatagcatcaatgttttatccctagtggcaacaagcacatccacaaccttagaactttctcgtcactgtcccagcatttaatggaggcatgaacccactatcgagcataaatactccctcttggagttaagagtaaaaacttggccagagcctctactaataacagagagcatgcaagaacataaacaacatatatgatagattgataatcaacttgacatagtattcaatattcatcggatcccaacaaacacaacatgtaggattacaaagaaacgatcttgatcatgataggcagctcacaagatcgagcatgatagcacaattaggagaagacgaccatctagctactgctatggacccatgttccaggggtgaactactcacacatcaatccggaggcgatcatggcgatgaagagtcctccgggagatgattcccctctccggcagggtgccggaggcgatctcctgaatcccccgagatgggattggcggcggctgcgtctctggaaggttttccgtatcgtggctctcggtacagagggtttcgcgacggaggctttaagtaggcggaagggcggagtcggaggagtcacgggggccccacacgctagggccgcgagggcaacctctaggccgcgccgccctagtgtggcggcgccccgtggccccacttcgtctcccctccggtcttctggaagcttcgtggaaaaataggcccctgggcgttgatttcgtccaattccaagaatatttccttgctaggatttctgaaaccaaaaacagcagaaaacagcaact includes:
- the LOC124685799 gene encoding nicotinamide/nicotinic acid mononucleotide adenylyltransferase-like, translating into GDGRGGASQGGVVLVATGSFNPPTYMHLRMFELAKDELQQRGYSVLGGYMSPVNDAYKKKDLLPAIHRIRLCELACGSSSFVMVDPWEAMQKGYQRTLTVLSRVKNSLCKDGLADQGSLKVMLLCGSDLLESFSTPGVWIPDQVRAICKDFGVVCIRREGNDVQRLISKSETLQECRDNIISVDEIVPNQISSSRVRGCIRRCLSIKYLTCDEVIEYIREHKLYMEIEETDTRS